The following are encoded in a window of Lactobacillus acidophilus genomic DNA:
- a CDS encoding 5-formyltetrahydrofolate cyclo-ligase encodes MQKSEIRKIQIKKLKEFATTEEKKIEDAVLLEKLMGTNLIKNSQTIGVTASMPFEVDTSELIARLWDLGKEVYLAKARTDQNHTLDFLHYTYMSKLVKSKFGVEEIADKSAKVNNELDLVIVPGLLFATDSHVRIGFGGGYYDRFLAKYNPRTISLVNTPMQTATSDWLVEKTDVPVQTIVTTDRIY; translated from the coding sequence ATGCAAAAATCAGAAATAAGAAAAATACAAATAAAAAAATTAAAAGAATTTGCTACTACTGAAGAAAAGAAAATTGAAGATGCAGTTTTATTAGAAAAGTTAATGGGGACTAATCTAATAAAAAATAGTCAAACTATTGGTGTAACTGCCTCCATGCCTTTTGAAGTAGATACCTCTGAATTGATCGCTCGTTTATGGGATCTAGGAAAAGAAGTCTATTTAGCAAAAGCAAGAACCGATCAAAATCACACTTTAGATTTTCTTCACTACACTTATATGAGTAAATTAGTTAAATCTAAATTTGGTGTTGAAGAAATTGCTGATAAAAGTGCTAAAGTGAATAATGAACTTGATTTAGTAATTGTTCCCGGTCTTCTTTTTGCTACTGATTCGCATGTTAGGATAGGCTTTGGTGGCGGCTACTATGATCGTTTTTTAGCAAAATATAATCCTAGAACGATTTCTTTGGTTAATACTCCAATGCAAACTGCTACCTCGGATTGGCTAGTAGAAAAAACAGATGTCCCGGTTCAAACGATTGTGACAACTGATAGAATCTATTAA
- a CDS encoding rhomboid family intramembrane serine protease, with protein sequence MNRKINLSQSFVTLGILIILVVVFLVEMFLGGSENVNVLMKMGAMNNFAVVAGHQWWRLFTAQFLHIGVMHLVSNAVIIYYMGQYMEPIMGHTRFLVTYLLAGIGGNLMSLAFSADRGLSAGASTALFGLFGAMTAIGLRNFRNPMISYLGRQALVLALINLALDIFVPGIDIWGHIGGLIAGFLLAIILGDRVMKTYNPKWRVLAAAVLVVYVVWTVRTGMVINF encoded by the coding sequence ATGAATCGAAAAATTAATTTGTCACAATCATTTGTGACTTTAGGGATTTTGATTATTTTAGTAGTGGTCTTTTTAGTTGAAATGTTTCTTGGCGGATCTGAAAATGTCAATGTATTGATGAAAATGGGGGCCATGAATAATTTTGCTGTAGTAGCAGGGCATCAATGGTGGCGTTTGTTTACAGCACAATTTCTGCATATTGGGGTAATGCACCTTGTTTCTAATGCAGTAATTATTTATTACATGGGTCAATATATGGAACCAATTATGGGACATACTAGATTCTTAGTGACATATTTATTAGCCGGAATTGGTGGGAACTTGATGAGTTTAGCCTTTAGTGCTGATAGAGGTTTAAGTGCTGGTGCTTCTACCGCTTTGTTTGGTCTCTTTGGTGCAATGACCGCGATCGGACTACGTAATTTTCGAAATCCAATGATCAGCTATTTGGGTCGACAAGCTTTGGTTTTAGCTTTAATTAACTTGGCACTGGATATCTTTGTTCCAGGAATTGATATTTGGGGACATATTGGTGGCTTAATTGCTGGATTCTTACTGGCAATTATTCTAGGAGATCGTGTCATGAAGACTTACAATCCAAAATGGCGTGTCTTAGCTGCTGCCGTTTTGGTTGTTTATGTAGTGTGGACTGTTAGAACAGGAATGGTTATCAACTTCTAA
- a CDS encoding YqgQ family protein: protein MKTLYDVQQLLEKYGILVHVGKRIWDIELMALELDNINHAGLIDHHDYMMAKLILSREHRIEELKEKKKDSK, encoded by the coding sequence ATGAAAACTTTATACGATGTACAACAGCTTTTAGAAAAATATGGCATTTTAGTTCATGTCGGTAAAAGAATTTGGGATATTGAATTGATGGCCCTTGAACTTGATAATATTAATCATGCCGGACTAATTGATCATCATGATTATATGATGGCTAAATTGATCTTAAGTAGAGAACATCGAATTGAAGAACTAAAAGAGAAGAAAAAGGATAGCAAGTAA
- a CDS encoding rhodanese-like domain-containing protein — protein MSNFLIVLDIILLIIVLIIIGIWGWNKIQAKSLGGELTNEEFKKGMRKAQIIDLREKEPFKRKHIEGARNLPYTMLKYQYGELRSDLPVYLYSDSNTITLRAARFLKKKGFVSIHWLKGGFEAWDGRTKKSKY, from the coding sequence ATGTCGAATTTTTTGATTGTCTTAGATATTATTTTATTAATCATTGTGTTGATCATCATTGGTATTTGGGGATGGAATAAGATCCAAGCCAAATCATTGGGTGGCGAATTGACTAATGAAGAATTCAAGAAGGGCATGCGTAAGGCACAAATCATCGATCTGCGTGAAAAAGAACCTTTTAAGCGTAAGCATATTGAGGGGGCACGCAATTTGCCATATACAATGCTTAAGTATCAATATGGTGAGCTTAGAAGCGATTTGCCAGTATATCTTTATTCAGACTCAAATACAATTACTTTGAGAGCTGCCCGCTTTTTGAAGAAGAAGGGCTTTGTTTCTATCCACTGGCTCAAAGGCGGTTTTGAAGCTTGGGACGGTAGAACTAAGAAGTCAAAATATTAA
- the miaA gene encoding tRNA (adenosine(37)-N6)-dimethylallyltransferase MiaA: protein MQKVLAIVGPTAIGKTDLAISLAQKLNGEIISGDSMQVYQEVEVGTAKATKEEQAKVKHYLVDNRSVFDEYSVKDFVDEAKKAISEVAKKGKLPILVGGTGFYVNALLNEMQLGERNDEERGTSQKWEDYLKENGAEKLWQILNEKDPTAAAKIPVPNSRRTMRALTVIDRTGKKFSEQQKKIKPRYDYLIIGLNSDRQEIYRRINLRVDKMMGKGMLEEAKFIYDNRDKEHQILQAIAYKEFFPYFDGEKSLEDCVTQLKTASRRYAKRQLTYFRNQLPIQWFDPLNDLECEQKIINKVREWENG, encoded by the coding sequence ATGCAAAAAGTATTAGCGATTGTGGGTCCGACTGCTATTGGAAAAACTGATTTGGCCATTTCTTTGGCGCAAAAGTTAAATGGTGAGATCATTTCTGGTGATTCTATGCAGGTTTATCAAGAAGTAGAAGTGGGGACTGCGAAGGCAACAAAAGAAGAACAGGCGAAAGTTAAGCATTATTTAGTTGATAATCGCTCGGTTTTTGATGAATACTCTGTTAAGGACTTTGTTGATGAAGCAAAAAAAGCAATTAGTGAAGTAGCTAAAAAGGGAAAATTACCAATTTTGGTTGGTGGCACCGGTTTTTATGTGAATGCTTTACTTAATGAAATGCAATTAGGTGAAAGAAATGATGAAGAGCGTGGAACTTCGCAAAAATGGGAAGATTATCTTAAAGAAAATGGTGCAGAAAAATTGTGGCAGATTTTAAATGAAAAAGATCCTACGGCTGCGGCTAAAATTCCTGTGCCTAATTCACGTAGAACGATGCGCGCTTTAACTGTAATTGATCGAACAGGAAAAAAGTTCTCAGAACAACAAAAAAAGATAAAGCCGAGATATGATTATTTGATTATCGGGCTTAATTCTGATCGCCAAGAGATCTATCGTAGGATCAATTTACGTGTAGATAAGATGATGGGGAAAGGGATGCTCGAAGAGGCAAAGTTTATTTATGATAACCGTGATAAAGAGCATCAAATTTTACAAGCAATTGCTTATAAGGAATTTTTCCCATATTTTGATGGAGAAAAAAGCTTGGAAGATTGTGTAACGCAGTTAAAGACTGCCTCTAGACGTTATGCTAAAAGACAATTGACCTATTTTAGAAATCAATTACCAATTCAATGGTTTGACCCATTGAATGACTTAGAATGTGAACAAAAGATTATTAATAAAGTTAGGGAATGGGAAAATGGATAA
- a CDS encoding methionine gamma-lyase family protein, whose amino-acid sequence MDNLPDKLQNIVEEVDHQIAPKLEEIEDQIVYNQAKVLKAFQDNNVAEADLNGATGYGDDDIGRDKLDKVYAQVFDTEDALVRPQFVSGTHTLFTALSGNLKYGDTLTYLTGMPYDTLQKVIGLTDDKRGTLAEKGVKFSYVPLSDENLIDYDVAEKILKRDQPKMVAIQRSRGYSTRKTFTVEQIKEMISFVKKVSPNSIIFIDNCYGEFAEKYEPTEYGADLMAGSLIKNAGGGLAKTGGYIVGKKDLVENAKLQLTAPGCTDEGATIGHLHDLYEGFFLAPNVTGMAEKGMIFAAALFEKMGLNVTPAWDEKRSDIIETIIFNDPEKMVKFVQEVQKNSPIDSFVTPEAVHMEGYEDKIIMAAGNFVSGSTIEFSADGPIRPPYAVYMQGGLTYAHDKVAIINSVRDTFLTKSKV is encoded by the coding sequence ATGGATAATTTACCAGATAAATTACAAAACATTGTTGAAGAAGTTGATCATCAAATCGCTCCTAAGTTAGAAGAAATTGAAGATCAAATTGTTTATAATCAGGCAAAAGTTTTAAAAGCTTTTCAAGATAATAATGTAGCAGAAGCTGACTTAAATGGTGCTACTGGTTATGGCGATGACGATATTGGCCGCGACAAGCTGGATAAAGTTTATGCGCAAGTTTTTGATACAGAAGATGCGCTAGTTCGTCCGCAATTTGTATCAGGGACGCATACGCTTTTTACTGCTTTAAGTGGAAATTTGAAATATGGTGATACCTTAACTTATTTGACGGGGATGCCTTATGATACTTTACAAAAAGTGATCGGGCTGACTGATGATAAGCGAGGTACTTTAGCTGAAAAAGGCGTTAAGTTCTCATATGTTCCATTAAGTGATGAAAATTTAATCGATTATGATGTAGCTGAAAAGATCCTTAAGCGTGATCAGCCTAAGATGGTTGCTATTCAACGGTCTCGTGGTTATTCAACTAGAAAAACTTTTACGGTTGAACAAATCAAAGAAATGATAAGTTTTGTAAAAAAGGTTAGCCCAAATAGCATTATATTTATCGATAATTGTTACGGCGAGTTTGCGGAAAAATATGAACCAACTGAATATGGTGCAGATTTAATGGCAGGGTCTTTGATTAAAAATGCTGGAGGTGGTCTAGCTAAGACCGGTGGATATATTGTCGGTAAAAAAGACTTAGTTGAAAATGCTAAATTGCAATTAACCGCTCCTGGTTGTACCGATGAAGGGGCTACAATTGGACATTTACACGATCTATATGAAGGATTTTTCTTAGCGCCAAATGTAACTGGCATGGCTGAAAAAGGAATGATTTTTGCAGCCGCATTATTTGAAAAAATGGGACTAAATGTAACTCCGGCGTGGGATGAAAAACGTAGTGACATTATTGAAACAATTATCTTTAATGATCCTGAAAAGATGGTCAAATTTGTTCAAGAAGTACAGAAGAACTCACCTATCGATTCATTTGTAACTCCTGAAGCAGTTCACATGGAAGGTTATGAGGATAAGATCATTATGGCCGCTGGTAATTTTGTATCAGGGTCAACGATTGAATTTTCAGCAGATGGTCCGATTAGACCGCCTTATGCAGTGTATATGCAAGGTGGTTTAACTTATGCGCATGATAAGGTAGCAATTATTAATTCGGTTCGCGATACATTTTTAACAAAAAGTAAAGTTTGA
- the glnA gene encoding type I glutamate--ammonia ligase — MSKQYTAEEIKTEVEDKNVRFLRLCFTDINGTEKAVEVPTSQLDKVLTNDIRFDGSSIDGFVRLEESDMVLYPDFSTWSVLPWGDEHGGKIGRLICSVHTTDGKAFAGDPRNNLKRVIGEMENAGFDAFDIGFEMEFHLFKLDDNGNWTTEVPDHASYFDMTSDDEGARCRREIVETLEDMGFEVEAAHHEVGDGQQEIDFRFDNALATADRCQTFKMVARTIARKHGLFATFMAKPLEGQAGNGMHNNMSLFKGKKNVFYDKDGEFHLSDTALYFLNGILEHARAITAIGNPTVNSYKRLIPGYEAPCYIAWAAKNRSPLVRIPSAGEINTRLEMRSADPTANPYLLLAACLTAGLNGIKEQKMPMKPVEENIFEMTEEERAKKGIKPLPTTLHNAVKAFKEDDLIKSALGDHLTRSFIESKELEWSKYSQSVSDWERQRYMNW, encoded by the coding sequence ATGAGTAAACAATACACTGCAGAAGAAATTAAAACAGAAGTTGAAGATAAGAACGTTAGATTTTTACGTTTATGCTTCACTGATATTAACGGTACTGAAAAGGCAGTTGAAGTACCAACTAGTCAATTAGATAAAGTATTGACCAACGACATTCGCTTTGACGGATCATCAATTGATGGATTTGTTCGTCTTGAAGAAAGTGACATGGTTCTATATCCAGACTTTTCAACTTGGTCAGTATTACCATGGGGTGATGAACACGGCGGCAAGATCGGTCGTTTGATTTGTTCAGTTCACACAACTGATGGTAAAGCTTTTGCAGGTGATCCAAGAAATAACTTGAAACGAGTTATTGGTGAAATGGAAAATGCAGGCTTTGATGCATTTGACATTGGTTTTGAAATGGAATTCCACCTCTTCAAGTTAGATGATAATGGTAACTGGACTACTGAAGTTCCAGATCACGCTTCATACTTTGATATGACTTCAGATGATGAAGGTGCACGCTGCCGTCGTGAAATTGTTGAAACTTTGGAAGATATGGGCTTTGAAGTTGAAGCTGCTCACCACGAAGTAGGTGATGGTCAACAAGAAATTGACTTTAGATTCGACAATGCTTTAGCAACTGCTGATAGATGCCAAACCTTTAAGATGGTTGCTCGCACCATTGCTAGAAAACACGGTTTGTTTGCTACATTTATGGCTAAGCCTCTTGAAGGTCAAGCTGGTAACGGGATGCACAACAACATGTCACTCTTTAAGGGTAAGAAGAACGTATTCTACGACAAAGATGGTGAATTCCACCTTTCAGATACTGCTCTTTATTTCTTGAATGGTATTTTGGAACATGCTCGTGCAATTACTGCAATTGGTAACCCAACTGTTAACTCATACAAGCGTTTAATTCCAGGTTACGAAGCACCTTGTTACATTGCTTGGGCTGCTAAGAACCGTTCACCACTTGTTCGTATTCCAAGTGCTGGTGAAATTAACACTCGTTTGGAAATGCGTTCAGCTGATCCAACTGCTAACCCATACTTATTACTTGCTGCATGTTTAACTGCTGGTTTAAACGGTATTAAGGAACAAAAGATGCCAATGAAGCCAGTTGAAGAAAACATCTTTGAAATGACTGAAGAAGAAAGAGCAAAGAAGGGTATTAAGCCATTACCAACTACTCTTCACAACGCAGTTAAGGCATTTAAGGAAGATGATTTAATTAAGAGTGCATTAGGTGATCACTTAACTCGCAGCTTTATTGAATCCAAGGAATTGGAATGGTCTAAGTATTCACAATCAGTTTCAGATTGGGAACGTCAACGTTACATGAACTGGTAA
- a CDS encoding ABC transporter permease: MKSLAVSNWSLLLAFSLVLISVGISCKEKLGLTKDVLYSVVRAIIQLVIVGYALKYIFHVDNAIFTIAITILIIFNASWNANKRDPNPDRKFMQSFIALLVGTYVTLGVLLLSKTIQLKPMQIIPITGMIAGNEMVAIGLCYKSIHDSFQDQRQQVLEKLALGATPKLASMTILRRGIKTAMQPTIDSAKTVGLVNLPGMMSGLIFAGVDPVYAIKYQIMVTFMLLSATGLGAVIAGYLAYKNYFNDRAQLKRY; this comes from the coding sequence ATGAAAAGTTTAGCCGTTAGTAATTGGTCACTTCTGTTAGCCTTCAGTTTAGTGCTAATTTCAGTTGGTATTTCTTGTAAAGAAAAATTAGGATTAACTAAAGACGTTCTCTATAGCGTAGTTCGGGCAATTATTCAATTAGTCATTGTTGGATATGCATTGAAGTATATTTTCCACGTTGATAATGCTATTTTTACTATTGCAATCACCATTTTAATCATTTTTAATGCATCATGGAACGCTAATAAGCGTGATCCTAATCCTGATCGTAAGTTTATGCAATCATTCATTGCTTTACTTGTCGGGACATATGTGACTCTTGGTGTCCTATTGCTCTCTAAAACCATTCAGCTTAAACCAATGCAAATTATTCCAATTACAGGGATGATTGCTGGAAATGAAATGGTCGCAATTGGTTTGTGTTACAAGAGTATTCATGATAGTTTTCAAGATCAACGACAACAAGTATTAGAAAAATTAGCTTTAGGTGCCACACCCAAACTAGCTAGTATGACAATTTTAAGAAGAGGTATTAAAACTGCGATGCAGCCAACGATTGATTCTGCTAAAACTGTTGGTCTAGTTAACCTGCCCGGTATGATGTCTGGCTTAATCTTTGCCGGTGTTGATCCAGTTTATGCAATCAAATATCAGATCATGGTTACTTTCATGCTTTTATCTGCTACAGGCCTGGGTGCTGTTATTGCAGGATATTTGGCCTATAAGAATTATTTCAATGATCGTGCACAGTTAAAGAGATACTAA
- a CDS encoding ABC transporter ATP-binding protein, whose amino-acid sequence MPMLLELKNIRLTIDDKNIIKNLTLKIKENDYLTITGPSGSGKSTILKLITDLISPTSGNIYFRDKNINEYSPEKYRKQVSYCFQQPVLFGKTVKDNLEFPFIVRNRPFNQEKVIVALKKVLLDEDYLKKNVDQLSGGEKQRVALIRNVLFKPKVLLLDEITTGLDENSKNIVHDFINNIYQQGTTIIQVTHDNEELRSAHHTIVISKGVFTDEKFSR is encoded by the coding sequence ATGCCAATGTTATTAGAACTAAAAAATATTAGATTAACTATTGATGACAAAAATATCATCAAGAATTTAACTTTAAAAATTAAAGAAAATGATTATTTGACCATTACAGGTCCATCAGGCAGTGGTAAAAGTACTATTTTAAAACTTATCACTGATTTAATCAGTCCAACTTCAGGAAACATTTATTTTAGGGATAAAAACATCAATGAATATTCTCCAGAAAAATACCGTAAACAAGTATCTTATTGTTTTCAGCAGCCTGTATTATTCGGTAAAACAGTAAAAGATAATTTAGAATTTCCTTTTATTGTTAGAAACAGGCCATTCAATCAAGAAAAAGTAATTGTTGCCTTAAAAAAAGTACTGCTTGATGAAGATTATCTCAAGAAAAATGTCGATCAACTTTCAGGTGGTGAAAAACAGCGTGTGGCCTTAATCCGTAATGTACTATTTAAACCTAAAGTTTTATTACTAGATGAAATTACCACGGGACTTGACGAAAATAGTAAAAATATTGTTCATGATTTTATTAACAATATTTATCAGCAAGGAACTACGATTATCCAAGTTACACATGATAATGAAGAATTACGTTCTGCTCATCATACTATTGTAATTTCTAAAGGAGTTTTTACAGATGAAAAGTTTAGCCGTTAG
- a CDS encoding ABC transporter: MSRKIFAMICLITATVGITACSNNSGTENNKQVKQTQKKTSPKLRVKELTNPEQASALTTYAAIKYKGRWQEVYQKADKNKLYVSLKSRVGFKHFTKGKGYIYEVSGNGKENATFYTFNKQTVYFYSRQKRVGSTSLDEIISFLNKEKKVQNVKSLAKKTKYAAAITSDKYGIKGDNGLVNVPKNLIGTWYNRRGKKLVITAHTVAGKEIHSIASGGLVTDYFVQTKDWSRARIENINGVDCYHVQEINAQDFGILYSMQKKGKNDAIATYSVDTGSYTGSYWKSKKIAQENVTAKFKSLK; encoded by the coding sequence TTGAGTAGAAAAATATTCGCAATGATTTGTTTAATAACCGCTACAGTGGGAATAACAGCATGTAGCAATAATTCTGGTACTGAAAATAATAAACAAGTTAAGCAAACTCAGAAGAAGACTTCACCCAAGTTAAGAGTAAAAGAATTAACTAATCCTGAACAAGCGAGCGCATTAACGACTTATGCAGCTATTAAATATAAAGGTCGTTGGCAGGAAGTTTATCAAAAGGCGGATAAAAACAAGTTATATGTAAGCTTAAAGAGTAGAGTTGGTTTTAAGCATTTTACCAAAGGAAAAGGCTACATCTACGAAGTTAGTGGTAATGGCAAAGAAAATGCTACTTTCTATACTTTTAATAAACAAACTGTGTATTTTTATTCGCGTCAAAAGAGAGTTGGAAGTACCAGCTTAGATGAAATTATTTCTTTTTTGAATAAAGAAAAGAAAGTGCAAAACGTAAAGTCTTTAGCTAAGAAAACAAAATATGCAGCTGCAATTACTTCTGATAAATATGGAATCAAGGGTGATAATGGGCTAGTCAATGTACCTAAAAATTTAATTGGAACATGGTATAACAGAAGAGGCAAGAAGTTGGTTATTACAGCTCATACAGTTGCTGGTAAGGAAATTCATAGTATTGCTAGTGGTGGCTTAGTAACTGATTATTTTGTACAAACAAAGGATTGGTCACGTGCTAGAATAGAAAATATTAACGGCGTTGATTGTTATCATGTTCAAGAAATAAATGCTCAAGATTTTGGTATATTATATTCAATGCAGAAAAAAGGAAAGAATGATGCGATAGCTACATATAGTGTTGATACCGGTAGCTATACAGGTTCATATTGGAAGAGTAAAAAAATTGCTCAAGAAAATGTTACTGCAAAGTTTAAGAGTTTAAAGTAA
- a CDS encoding LptM family lipoprotein, with the protein MKRKLTVLVAISAALTLAGCSQTSQGNSQPQQSKTSKVSKNNSNTSSSSESGSKNNNQNSNNNGSTKLSAENMDYKTTASAITVYAAQKYGDSWEIAMNAAKSNNLGVAFRTKSATGISSDNNGYVYEVSGTGKSSNARYMLKGDGAGKEVTIFIKQRNLGTTTLSEIVKYINDNNDVKTVQDLAKNAQLDVKLEGNEDSNQASSSESVIPSELQGTWYTADTGNGNIDTLTVSGDKINDEAGFSMNVKKENTDKADSDSLSGYMKQTTINGIKFYSFTNMGQEPGQGSTYLARHTENGQEVIVSANSKGTTNAVYWKSKDLAKQNTNKQFSDLKY; encoded by the coding sequence TTGAAACGTAAATTAACTGTATTGGTTGCCATTTCCGCTGCTTTGACTTTAGCAGGATGTAGTCAAACTTCACAAGGAAATAGTCAACCTCAACAATCAAAAACAAGTAAAGTTTCTAAAAACAATTCAAATACTTCGAGTTCTTCAGAATCTGGTTCAAAAAATAATAACCAAAATAGTAATAACAATGGTTCTACTAAACTTTCTGCAGAAAATATGGATTATAAGACTACTGCCAGTGCAATCACTGTTTATGCTGCACAAAAGTATGGTGATTCATGGGAAATTGCTATGAATGCTGCTAAAAGCAACAACTTGGGCGTAGCATTTAGAACTAAGAGTGCAACAGGCATTTCTTCTGATAATAATGGTTATGTCTATGAAGTTAGTGGTACTGGTAAAAGCAGTAATGCTCGTTATATGTTAAAAGGTGACGGTGCAGGTAAGGAAGTTACAATCTTTATTAAACAACGTAACCTAGGTACTACAACTTTGAGCGAAATAGTTAAATACATTAACGATAATAACGATGTTAAAACTGTTCAAGATTTAGCTAAGAATGCGCAATTAGATGTTAAACTTGAAGGCAACGAAGATAGTAATCAAGCTTCATCATCAGAAAGCGTAATTCCATCAGAACTTCAAGGTACGTGGTACACCGCTGATACAGGCAATGGTAATATTGATACTTTGACTGTTTCAGGTGATAAGATCAATGATGAAGCGGGCTTTAGCATGAATGTTAAGAAGGAAAATACTGATAAAGCTGATTCAGATTCATTGTCAGGCTACATGAAGCAAACTACTATTAATGGTATTAAGTTCTACAGCTTTACTAATATGGGTCAAGAACCAGGACAAGGTAGCACTTACTTAGCTCGTCATACTGAAAATGGTCAAGAAGTCATCGTTTCAGCTAACTCAAAGGGTACTACTAATGCAGTTTACTGGAAGAGCAAAGACTTGGCTAAGCAAAATACCAATAAACAATTTAGCGATTTGAAGTATTAA